In Phyllobacterium zundukense, one DNA window encodes the following:
- a CDS encoding CoA-acylating methylmalonate-semialdehyde dehydrogenase, with the protein MREVGHFIGGKHVAGTSGRTTEIYQPMDGTIQGTVALATPAEVRAAIEDAKAAQPKWAATNPQRRIRVMRKFLELVEAEYDSLAELLAREHGKTIPDAKGDIQRGLEVVEVCLGAAHMLKGEFSDSAGTGIDVYSMRQPLGVVAGITPFNFPAMIPLWKAGPAIICGNAFILKPSERDPGVPMRLAELFIEAGLPAGIFNVVNGDKEAVDAILDDPDIKAVGFVGSTPIAQYIYTRASANGKRAQCFGGAKNHMIIMPDADMDQTVDALIGAGYGSAGERCMAISVAVPVGKDTADRLVEKLIPRVESLKVGPSTDMSADYGPVVTKQALERIQGYVNLGVEEGAKLVVDGRGFKMQGYENGYYMGGCLFDHVTPDMRIYKEEIFGPVLGIVRADTYEDAIRLPNEHEYGNGVAIFTRDGDAARDFASRVQVGMVGINVPIPVPIAYYTFGGWKGSGFGDLNQHGPDAFRFYTKTKTVTSRWPSGVKDGAEFVIPTMK; encoded by the coding sequence ATGCGTGAAGTTGGTCATTTTATCGGTGGCAAGCATGTCGCCGGAACAAGCGGTCGCACGACCGAGATTTATCAGCCCATGGACGGCACGATCCAGGGGACAGTGGCCTTGGCAACTCCAGCTGAAGTGCGTGCTGCCATCGAGGACGCAAAGGCGGCACAGCCGAAATGGGCTGCAACCAATCCCCAGCGCCGCATTCGCGTCATGCGCAAGTTCCTCGAGTTGGTCGAAGCCGAGTATGACTCGCTGGCCGAGCTTTTGGCACGCGAGCACGGCAAGACCATTCCCGACGCCAAGGGTGATATTCAGCGCGGTCTGGAAGTGGTCGAGGTCTGCCTCGGCGCCGCGCACATGCTGAAGGGCGAGTTTTCTGACAGTGCCGGTACCGGCATCGATGTCTATTCGATGCGTCAGCCGCTCGGTGTCGTTGCAGGCATCACGCCCTTCAACTTTCCAGCGATGATCCCCCTGTGGAAGGCCGGCCCTGCCATTATTTGCGGCAATGCCTTCATTCTGAAGCCATCGGAACGTGACCCCGGCGTGCCAATGCGGCTTGCGGAACTCTTCATCGAAGCCGGTCTTCCTGCTGGTATCTTCAATGTCGTCAATGGCGACAAGGAAGCAGTCGACGCGATTCTCGACGATCCGGACATCAAGGCCGTCGGCTTTGTCGGTTCCACGCCGATCGCCCAATACATTTACACGCGCGCTTCTGCTAACGGCAAGCGCGCCCAGTGCTTCGGCGGCGCGAAGAACCACATGATTATCATGCCGGACGCCGACATGGACCAGACGGTCGATGCGCTGATCGGCGCGGGTTATGGTTCAGCGGGCGAACGCTGCATGGCGATTTCCGTTGCAGTACCAGTCGGCAAGGATACGGCGGACCGTTTGGTAGAGAAGCTGATTCCGCGCGTCGAGAGCCTCAAGGTCGGTCCGTCGACCGACATGTCGGCTGATTACGGTCCAGTCGTCACCAAGCAGGCGTTGGAACGCATCCAGGGCTATGTCAATCTTGGCGTAGAGGAAGGTGCGAAACTCGTTGTTGACGGCCGCGGCTTCAAGATGCAGGGCTACGAGAACGGTTACTATATGGGCGGCTGCCTGTTCGACCATGTGACACCAGATATGCGCATCTACAAGGAAGAAATCTTCGGACCGGTTCTGGGCATCGTGCGTGCCGATACTTACGAAGATGCGATCCGCCTGCCAAATGAGCATGAATATGGCAATGGCGTTGCCATCTTCACCCGCGACGGCGATGCAGCCCGCGATTTCGCTTCGCGTGTACAGGTAGGCATGGTCGGTATCAATGTGCCGATCCCGGTTCCGATTGCTTATTACACATTCGGTGGCTGGAAAGGCTCCGGCTTCGGCGATCTCAATCAGCATGGCCCGGATGCATTCCGTTTCTACACCAAGACAAAGACCGTCACGTCACGCTGGCCTTCCGGTGTGAAAGATGGTGCGGAATTCGTCATCCCGACGATGAAGTAA
- a CDS encoding GntR family transcriptional regulator, translating to MYQTAVHTIAQTGESLAELAYRQIEEMIVTLKLEPGAIVNERALTDITAMGRTPVREAVQKLAWEGLMEIRPRSGIAIAALNPQDFSKVLDAREGVERVLARDAAHYGAALHHKRLKEAADAMSAALAADDVGSFLMADKIFDTVLGQAAENPFAARLASPLQTHSRRFWFRLQRPGSLQQSAGAHRALINAIVAREPEQAADEASKLINHLRTLAP from the coding sequence ATGTATCAAACTGCTGTCCACACCATTGCCCAGACGGGCGAAAGCCTGGCAGAACTTGCCTATCGCCAGATCGAGGAGATGATCGTAACGCTGAAGCTGGAACCCGGCGCGATCGTCAATGAGCGTGCATTGACAGACATTACGGCTATGGGTCGCACGCCCGTGCGCGAGGCAGTACAGAAGCTTGCTTGGGAAGGATTGATGGAAATCCGCCCTCGCTCAGGCATCGCAATTGCGGCGCTCAATCCCCAGGACTTCAGTAAGGTGCTTGATGCCCGCGAAGGCGTGGAACGGGTCCTCGCCCGTGACGCTGCGCATTACGGCGCGGCGCTGCACCATAAGCGTCTGAAGGAAGCGGCCGATGCAATGAGCGCAGCCCTGGCGGCCGACGATGTTGGCAGCTTTCTTATGGCCGACAAGATTTTTGATACTGTGCTCGGACAGGCGGCGGAAAACCCTTTCGCCGCCCGTCTCGCTTCGCCCCTGCAAACCCATAGCCGGCGTTTCTGGTTCCGCCTGCAGAGACCTGGCAGCCTGCAGCAATCGGCAGGCGCCCACAGGGCCTTGATCAACGCAATAGTAGCGCGGGAACCCGAACAGGCGGCGGATGAAGCCTCCAAACTGATCAATCATCTGCGCACACTTGCGCCGTGA
- a CDS encoding dihydrodipicolinate synthase family protein produces MWSGVFPAVTSKFTQDDNLDHGEMERCFSLLMEAGCDGLIVVGSLGEGPMLSHDEKIEVLKTAQGVARGKPVLLTINEAATRDGAALAKRAAKAGADGLMLVPSPIYHTDPEETVTTLKAVAAAGDLPVMIYSNRIAYRVDVTSDILAELASDNHFVAIKESSDDIRRTTDIVNTFGTRFDLFTGVDNLAFEALTAGAIGWVAGLVTAFPKETVAIYKLVLAGRYAEALEIYRWFRPLLDLDVSTYLVQNIKLAEVHEIGTNDRVRLPRQPLRGERRAAVEQTVKDAIASRPKLPVL; encoded by the coding sequence ATGTGGTCAGGTGTATTCCCGGCTGTTACCAGCAAATTCACGCAAGATGATAATCTCGATCACGGGGAAATGGAACGTTGCTTCTCTCTCCTCATGGAGGCAGGTTGTGATGGCCTGATCGTCGTTGGCTCTCTCGGAGAAGGTCCGATGCTCAGCCATGACGAGAAGATCGAGGTTTTGAAGACGGCGCAAGGCGTGGCCAGAGGCAAGCCGGTGCTCCTGACGATCAATGAGGCAGCAACGCGTGATGGCGCAGCGCTTGCCAAGCGCGCCGCCAAGGCTGGCGCTGATGGATTGATGCTTGTTCCAAGTCCCATCTATCATACCGATCCGGAAGAGACGGTTACGACATTGAAGGCTGTTGCCGCTGCAGGTGACCTGCCGGTCATGATCTATTCCAATCGCATTGCCTACCGTGTGGATGTGACCAGCGATATCCTGGCTGAACTGGCGTCAGATAATCATTTTGTTGCTATCAAGGAATCCTCGGATGATATCCGCCGCACCACGGATATCGTCAATACTTTTGGTACCCGTTTCGACCTGTTTACGGGCGTCGACAATCTGGCATTCGAAGCGCTGACCGCTGGCGCCATCGGCTGGGTAGCGGGCCTCGTTACTGCCTTCCCGAAGGAAACTGTCGCAATTTACAAGCTGGTTCTCGCTGGCCGTTATGCGGAAGCGCTGGAAATCTATCGCTGGTTCCGCCCGCTGCTCGATCTCGATGTTTCCACCTATCTGGTGCAGAATATCAAGCTGGCGGAAGTGCATGAAATCGGCACGAATGACCGTGTCCGCCTGCCACGCCAGCCGCTGCGCGGCGAACGTCGTGCCGCTGTGGAGCAGACGGTCAAGGATGCGATTGCATCCCGTCCGAAGCTGCCGGTCCTCTAA
- a CDS encoding NAD(P)/FAD-dependent oxidoreductase, with translation MDAQAGKQDIVIIGAGIVGIAIAACLSEAGRRVLVVDRQGICEGTSSGNAGALAFSDILPMASKGVIAKVPGWLMDPLGPFSIRPSYLPRLTPWLYRFWRASRTAVLEQTTQAQGAMMRLAEPEMLGLMQRAGIRHMVREDGSLELYESEEELNAALPGWDARKRAGVAFEHLRGEELADNQPGLASRFIAGTFVPGWKTVSDPQHVGKGLWSYATSLGAMFLQAEVASVATSEAGAAILLSDGRKIDAAKLIVAAGAWSHRLVKTLGDAIPLETERGYNTTLPVGAFDLKRQLIFSGHGFVVTPLETGIRIGGAVELGGLNLPPNYKRSDAMLTKAKTFMPGLKATGGRQWMGYRPSLPDTLPVIGYSKASKNVLYAFGHGHLGLTQSAATGRLITDLIVGKEPPIPIDPFYPQRF, from the coding sequence ATGGACGCGCAGGCGGGTAAGCAGGATATAGTCATCATCGGTGCCGGTATTGTCGGCATCGCCATTGCCGCCTGCTTGTCTGAGGCGGGACGCCGGGTTCTTGTTGTTGACCGGCAGGGTATTTGTGAAGGAACGAGCTCCGGCAATGCAGGAGCCTTGGCTTTTTCCGATATTCTCCCTATGGCCTCCAAGGGCGTCATTGCCAAAGTCCCCGGCTGGCTCATGGATCCCCTGGGTCCGTTTAGCATCCGGCCGTCCTATCTGCCAAGACTCACGCCATGGCTTTATCGGTTCTGGCGTGCCAGTCGCACCGCTGTGCTGGAGCAAACCACGCAAGCGCAAGGCGCGATGATGCGGCTTGCCGAACCGGAAATGCTTGGATTGATGCAGCGGGCAGGTATTCGCCACATGGTGCGCGAAGATGGGTCGCTTGAGCTCTATGAAAGCGAAGAGGAACTGAATGCCGCCTTGCCGGGCTGGGACGCTCGCAAGAGGGCTGGTGTCGCCTTCGAGCATCTGCGCGGCGAGGAACTTGCCGACAACCAGCCAGGGCTCGCATCGCGTTTTATAGCGGGCACCTTTGTACCTGGCTGGAAGACGGTCAGCGACCCCCAGCATGTTGGCAAGGGTCTGTGGAGCTACGCGACAAGCCTGGGGGCTATGTTTCTGCAAGCCGAGGTCGCGTCTGTTGCGACAAGTGAAGCTGGTGCTGCAATTCTCCTGAGCGATGGCCGAAAGATCGATGCTGCAAAGCTGATTGTCGCTGCTGGGGCATGGTCGCATCGGCTGGTAAAGACCCTCGGCGATGCAATTCCCCTCGAAACCGAGCGCGGCTATAACACGACCTTGCCTGTTGGGGCGTTTGATCTCAAGCGCCAATTGATTTTCTCAGGTCACGGCTTCGTCGTCACCCCTTTGGAAACGGGCATTCGCATCGGCGGAGCTGTCGAGCTTGGCGGACTCAATTTGCCGCCGAACTACAAGCGTTCCGACGCCATGCTGACGAAAGCAAAAACATTCATGCCCGGCCTTAAGGCGACCGGCGGACGGCAATGGATGGGATATCGTCCGTCTTTGCCTGACACCTTGCCGGTTATCGGCTATTCAAAAGCAAGCAAAAATGTTCTCTATGCTTTCGGTCATGGCCATCTCGGGCTGACTCAGTCGGCAGCGACAGGCCGTTTGATCACCGATCTGATTGTCGGAAAGGAACCGCCGATCCCGATTGATCCATTTTATCCGCAAAGGTTCTGA
- a CDS encoding 4-hydroxyproline epimerase: MARHSFFCVDGHTCGNPVRLVAGGGPNLSGATMMEKRAHFLGEFDWIRTGLMFEPRGHDMMSGSILYPPTRDDCDVAVLFIETSGCLPMCGHGTIGTVTMAIEHGLITPKTPGVLKLDTPAGLVVAEYTQEGQYVTSVRITNVPAFLYAEGLEVECPDLGTLVVDVAYGGNFYAIVDRQKNFSDLADYRALDLIGWSPVLRERLNERYSFQHPEKPDINVLSHILWTGAPTQAEAHARNAVFYGEKAIDRSPCGTGTSARMAQLAAKGKLKPGDDFVHESIIGSLFHGRVERTVNVAERPAIIPSISGWARMTGYNTIFIDDRDPFAHGFVVK; encoded by the coding sequence ATGGCGCGCCATTCTTTCTTCTGTGTCGACGGTCATACCTGTGGCAATCCGGTACGCCTGGTTGCGGGGGGAGGGCCAAATCTTTCCGGCGCGACCATGATGGAAAAGCGCGCGCATTTCTTAGGCGAATTCGACTGGATTCGCACAGGCCTGATGTTCGAGCCGCGGGGCCACGATATGATGTCGGGATCAATTCTCTACCCGCCGACGCGTGACGATTGCGATGTCGCAGTGCTCTTCATAGAGACTTCCGGCTGTCTTCCCATGTGTGGGCATGGGACGATTGGGACCGTCACCATGGCGATAGAACACGGGCTGATTACCCCGAAGACACCAGGGGTTCTCAAGTTGGACACGCCCGCAGGGCTCGTTGTTGCAGAATATACGCAGGAGGGGCAATACGTTACCAGCGTCCGCATCACCAATGTCCCGGCCTTTCTCTATGCCGAAGGACTCGAAGTGGAATGTCCGGATCTCGGAACACTGGTTGTCGATGTTGCCTATGGCGGAAATTTCTATGCGATCGTCGACCGCCAAAAGAATTTCTCTGATCTCGCTGACTATCGCGCGCTCGATCTTATTGGCTGGAGCCCTGTATTGCGCGAACGCCTGAACGAGCGCTATTCATTCCAGCATCCGGAAAAGCCGGACATCAATGTGCTTAGCCACATCCTGTGGACGGGCGCGCCCACCCAAGCGGAAGCGCACGCACGCAATGCCGTATTTTACGGTGAAAAGGCTATCGATCGCTCGCCCTGTGGCACGGGAACATCCGCCCGCATGGCGCAGCTGGCGGCCAAGGGGAAACTCAAGCCGGGCGATGATTTCGTACACGAATCAATCATCGGATCCCTGTTTCATGGAAGGGTCGAGAGAACAGTCAATGTTGCGGAAAGGCCGGCCATTATTCCATCCATATCCGGCTGGGCACGCATGACAGGATACAATACGATTTTCATCGATGACCGAGATCCCTTCGCTCATGGGTTCGTGGTTAAGTGA
- a CDS encoding branched-chain amino acid ABC transporter permease — protein MEYFIQQSINGLTLGSIYGLIAIGYTMVYGIIGMINFAHGDVFMLGAFMAMIVFLALTTFIGGVPVVLALLLMMIVAMLLTGLWSWTIERLAYRPLRGSFRLAPLITAIGMSIALSNFVQVTQGPRNKPIPPLVNGGITVYGTNITIAYKQMVIIIVTAILLAAFWYLVNKTSLGRAQRSCEQDRKMAALLGVDVDKTISMTFVMGAMLAAVAGTLYLMFYGVISFTDGFVPGVKAFTAAVLGGIGSLPGAVVGGLLIGLIEALWSAYFSIDYKDVAAFSILAIVLIFLPSGILGRPEVEKV, from the coding sequence ATGGAGTACTTCATCCAGCAATCGATCAATGGGCTGACACTTGGTTCAATTTACGGCCTGATCGCAATTGGCTATACGATGGTCTACGGGATCATCGGCATGATCAACTTCGCCCATGGCGATGTTTTCATGCTTGGCGCCTTCATGGCGATGATTGTTTTTCTTGCTTTGACTACTTTCATTGGCGGTGTGCCGGTCGTTCTGGCGCTGCTGTTGATGATGATCGTAGCCATGCTCCTGACGGGGCTGTGGAGCTGGACCATCGAGCGTCTGGCCTACCGGCCTCTGCGTGGTTCATTCCGACTTGCGCCGTTGATCACAGCGATCGGCATGTCGATTGCGCTGTCCAATTTCGTGCAGGTCACGCAGGGTCCTCGCAACAAGCCAATCCCACCGCTGGTCAATGGCGGCATAACGGTTTACGGCACGAACATCACCATTGCCTACAAGCAGATGGTTATCATCATTGTCACGGCGATCCTGCTTGCTGCATTCTGGTATCTCGTCAACAAGACGTCGCTCGGAAGAGCGCAGCGCTCCTGTGAGCAAGACCGCAAGATGGCGGCGCTGCTCGGAGTGGACGTCGACAAGACGATTTCCATGACCTTTGTCATGGGTGCGATGCTTGCTGCTGTCGCTGGCACGCTCTACCTCATGTTCTATGGTGTGATTTCCTTTACCGACGGTTTTGTACCCGGCGTCAAGGCATTCACGGCGGCCGTTCTCGGCGGTATCGGATCGTTACCTGGCGCAGTGGTTGGTGGTTTGCTGATCGGCCTAATCGAGGCGTTGTGGTCCGCATACTTTTCCATCGACTACAAGGACGTTGCGGCATTCTCGATCCTGGCGATCGTGCTGATTTTCCTGCCGTCCGGTATACTTGGTCGGCCCGAAGTCGAAAAGGTTTAA
- the livM gene encoding high-affinity branched-chain amino acid ABC transporter permease LivM, with amino-acid sequence MADIQSTERDSVFAKALKEGLIAGALAFGLFSLVVGFRTEQNIRNELILTQRWGLLTIFVLVAAIARFTITYTAPWREERKKTRRVVAEAKEPSAFRKSFPKIGLGLLFVYPFLVILILSVSSGSIMGGLQGSLKYVDNFGIQILIYVMLAWGLNIVVGLAGLLDLGYVAFYAVGAYSYALLSTHFGFSFWLLLPMAGIFAATWGVILGFPVLRLRGDYLAIVTLAFGEIIRLILINWTVVTKGTFGISGIAKATLFGIPFTPGPTGFAALLGLPNSGVYYKIFLYYLILLLALLTAWVTIRLRRMPIGRAWEALREDEIACRSLGINTTTTKLTAFATGAMFGGFAGSFFAARQGFVSPESFVFLESAIILAMVVLGGMGSLVGIAIAAAVMIGGTELLRELEFLKRVFGNDFTPELYRMLLFGLAMIVVMVWKPRGFVGSREPSAFLHKRKTVSGEFTKEGHG; translated from the coding sequence ATGGCCGATATCCAATCAACAGAACGGGATTCCGTCTTTGCGAAAGCGTTGAAGGAAGGGCTTATTGCCGGTGCGCTTGCTTTCGGGTTGTTCTCCCTGGTGGTCGGTTTCCGCACCGAACAGAACATCCGTAATGAGCTTATTCTCACTCAGCGTTGGGGTCTGCTGACGATCTTCGTACTCGTGGCAGCAATCGCTCGTTTCACCATCACCTATACAGCGCCCTGGAGAGAAGAGCGGAAAAAGACCCGGCGTGTGGTTGCCGAGGCGAAAGAGCCGTCGGCTTTCCGAAAAAGCTTTCCGAAAATCGGTCTTGGACTGCTCTTTGTTTACCCGTTTCTGGTAATCCTGATCCTCAGCGTCTCCAGTGGCTCAATCATGGGTGGCCTTCAGGGTTCGCTCAAATATGTCGACAATTTCGGTATCCAGATTCTGATCTATGTGATGCTTGCCTGGGGTTTGAATATTGTCGTTGGCCTTGCTGGGCTGCTCGACCTCGGTTATGTCGCCTTCTATGCAGTCGGCGCCTATTCATACGCCCTGCTCTCAACTCATTTCGGTTTTTCGTTCTGGCTGTTGTTGCCGATGGCGGGTATTTTTGCCGCGACGTGGGGCGTTATTCTTGGGTTTCCTGTCCTGCGTTTGCGCGGTGACTATCTTGCTATCGTCACGCTGGCATTCGGTGAAATCATCCGCTTGATCCTGATCAACTGGACCGTTGTCACCAAGGGAACCTTTGGTATCTCTGGCATCGCCAAGGCAACGCTGTTCGGCATTCCGTTCACGCCTGGCCCGACCGGTTTCGCCGCGCTGCTTGGACTGCCGAATTCCGGCGTCTATTACAAGATCTTCCTCTACTATCTCATTCTTCTTCTGGCATTGCTTACCGCATGGGTCACAATCCGTCTGCGCCGCATGCCGATTGGCCGCGCCTGGGAAGCTTTGCGCGAGGATGAGATCGCCTGCCGCTCGCTTGGCATCAACACGACGACGACAAAGCTGACGGCCTTTGCCACGGGCGCCATGTTCGGTGGATTTGCCGGTTCGTTCTTTGCAGCTCGCCAGGGGTTCGTCAGTCCCGAATCCTTTGTCTTCCTTGAATCTGCAATCATTCTCGCAATGGTGGTTTTGGGTGGCATGGGATCACTGGTCGGTATCGCCATCGCCGCTGCCGTCATGATCGGCGGTACAGAACTCTTGCGCGAACTGGAATTCCTCAAGCGCGTGTTTGGCAATGATTTCACGCCAGAACTCTACCGCATGCTATTATTTGGCCTCGCCATGATCGTCGTCATGGTGTGGAAGCCACGAGGTTTTGTTGGCAGCCGGGAGCCAAGCGCCTTCCTGCACAAACGCAAGACGGTGTCAGGTGAGTTTACGAAAGAAGGGCACGGCTGA
- a CDS encoding ATP-binding cassette domain-containing protein: MVSEVQKNTSAILRVERLSMKFGGLIAINDLNFEAKRGAITALIGPNGAGKTTVFNCITGFYKPTEGMLTLTRQNGEEYLLERMADFVITKKAKVARTFQNIRLFSGLTVLENLLVAQHNPLMLASGFTVLGLLGFPTYKKAAVDSIEKARFWLEKINLIDRADDPAGDLPYGAQRRLEIARAMCTGPELLCLDEPAAGLNARESAELNKLLLDIRAETGTSILLIEHDMSVVMEISDHVVVLEYGTKISDGTPDTVKNDPKVIAAYLGVEDEEVVEMIEQAEAAGVDDITAAVDLLSTEALHEIVETHPDAKPVELISSAALVTAKPARAKPSAGKLAAKKAPPKASAVTAGIKAGSTSNALAEPRGGKADRLILIKGIGPVNERKLNEHGIFHFDQIAAWKKADVIAAEVYLAFDGRIAREDWIGQAKKLAKESQEKPAPKKTGGPK; this comes from the coding sequence ATGGTTTCGGAAGTGCAAAAGAATACGAGCGCAATATTGCGCGTTGAACGCCTCTCCATGAAATTCGGTGGTCTTATCGCCATCAACGATTTGAACTTCGAAGCAAAGCGTGGTGCGATTACCGCCCTTATCGGTCCTAACGGTGCCGGCAAGACGACGGTTTTCAACTGTATCACCGGCTTCTATAAGCCGACCGAAGGCATGCTGACTTTGACGCGTCAGAATGGTGAGGAATATCTCCTGGAACGGATGGCTGATTTCGTCATCACAAAGAAGGCGAAGGTTGCGCGCACGTTCCAGAATATTCGCCTTTTCTCGGGTCTTACCGTGCTGGAAAACCTGCTAGTCGCCCAGCATAATCCGCTGATGTTGGCCTCTGGATTTACCGTCCTCGGACTGCTTGGTTTCCCTACCTATAAGAAGGCGGCTGTCGACTCTATCGAGAAAGCTCGCTTTTGGCTGGAGAAGATCAATTTGATCGATCGTGCCGATGATCCGGCTGGGGATCTCCCTTATGGTGCCCAGCGCCGGCTCGAGATTGCCCGCGCGATGTGCACGGGCCCTGAGCTACTCTGCCTCGACGAACCGGCCGCAGGTCTGAATGCGCGTGAGTCAGCCGAGCTGAACAAGCTTCTGCTCGATATCCGCGCCGAAACCGGTACGTCGATCCTTCTTATCGAACACGATATGTCGGTGGTGATGGAAATTTCCGACCATGTCGTCGTTCTCGAATATGGCACGAAGATTTCCGACGGCACACCTGACACAGTAAAGAACGATCCGAAGGTCATCGCCGCCTATCTGGGTGTCGAAGACGAGGAAGTCGTCGAGATGATCGAACAGGCTGAAGCGGCCGGCGTGGATGACATCACCGCTGCGGTGGATTTGCTGTCGACCGAGGCGCTGCACGAAATCGTGGAAACCCACCCCGACGCAAAGCCAGTGGAACTCATCTCTTCGGCCGCTCTTGTCACTGCAAAGCCTGCAAGAGCGAAACCGTCAGCTGGCAAGCTTGCCGCAAAGAAGGCGCCACCAAAGGCATCGGCGGTGACGGCTGGGATCAAAGCCGGGTCAACGTCGAACGCCCTTGCGGAACCGCGCGGCGGCAAGGCTGATCGGTTGATCCTGATCAAAGGTATCGGCCCGGTCAATGAGCGCAAGCTCAATGAGCATGGCATTTTCCACTTCGATCAGATTGCTGCGTGGAAGAAAGCCGATGTGATTGCAGCGGAAGTCTATCTGGCTTTTGACGGACGGATCGCCCGCGAAGACTGGATCGGCCAGGCGAAGAAACTGGCGAAAGAAAGCCAGGAGAAACCGGCGCCCAAAAAGACCGGAGGGCCTAAGTAA
- a CDS encoding ABC transporter ATP-binding protein, whose protein sequence is MSQPQALLSIENVETYYGNIRALSGVTVHANPGEIVTLIGANGAGKSTLMMTIFGMPRARTGRIIFDGKDITKLPTHEIARLRIAQSPEGRRIFPRMTVQENLQMGASLDNLQFFDEDSRMVFDLFPRLKERINQRGGTLSGGEQQMLAIGRALMARPRLLLLDEPSLGLAPLIIKHIFEAIKALNKNTGLTVFLVEQNAFGALKLADRGYVMVNGIVKMSGSSADLLANPEVRAAYLEGGRH, encoded by the coding sequence ATGTCGCAACCACAAGCCCTTCTCAGCATTGAGAACGTCGAAACCTATTATGGCAATATCCGCGCGCTGAGCGGCGTGACGGTGCATGCCAATCCCGGTGAGATTGTCACGCTGATCGGTGCCAATGGCGCCGGCAAATCAACGCTGATGATGACGATCTTCGGCATGCCGCGCGCGCGCACGGGCCGCATTATCTTCGACGGCAAAGACATCACCAAATTGCCGACGCATGAAATCGCGCGTCTGCGCATCGCCCAATCGCCGGAAGGCCGCCGAATTTTCCCCCGCATGACTGTGCAGGAAAATCTGCAGATGGGGGCAAGTCTCGATAATCTTCAATTTTTCGATGAAGATTCGCGCATGGTGTTCGACCTCTTCCCGCGCTTGAAAGAGCGTATTAATCAGCGCGGCGGAACGCTTTCTGGCGGTGAACAACAGATGCTCGCCATTGGCCGCGCGCTGATGGCGCGACCACGACTGCTGCTGCTCGATGAGCCATCGCTGGGTCTCGCGCCGTTGATCATCAAGCATATTTTCGAAGCCATCAAGGCGCTGAACAAGAATACCGGGCTGACCGTATTCCTTGTCGAACAGAACGCTTTCGGCGCGTTGAAGCTTGCCGACCGTGGTTATGTGATGGTCAACGGGATTGTGAAAATGAGTGGATCGAGCGCAGACCTTCTCGCCAATCCGGAAGTGCGCGCAGCCTATCTTGAGGGCGGTCGACACTAA
- a CDS encoding DUF6867 family protein, with protein MQGILYEEPSIWLFLLVTCIMGGWAAWMTGRACARTWRPTAILVFYMLLLGIAVRFIHFALFGGTMLTLHYYVVDTIVLIIIGTLGYRYTRTKQMVRQYHWLYEKVSPFSWKERTRA; from the coding sequence ATGCAAGGCATACTGTACGAAGAACCTTCGATCTGGCTATTTCTGCTGGTCACCTGCATCATGGGCGGCTGGGCCGCATGGATGACCGGGCGAGCGTGCGCCAGAACGTGGCGGCCCACCGCGATCCTTGTATTCTACATGCTGCTGCTCGGCATCGCCGTCCGCTTTATCCACTTCGCGCTGTTTGGCGGCACGATGCTGACGCTTCACTACTATGTCGTCGATACGATCGTGCTGATTATCATCGGTACTCTTGGCTATCGCTACACCCGTACCAAGCAAATGGTGCGGCAATATCATTGGCTCTATGAAAAAGTTTCCCCTTTCTCCTGGAAGGAAAGAACGAGAGCTTAA